The proteins below come from a single Caenibius sp. WL genomic window:
- a CDS encoding ABC transporter ATP-binding protein yields the protein MEPILDIRGLTKSYSGGLKALDSVDLQVRKGEIFALLGPNGAGKTTLIGAVCGMVRPTSGTIHAFGLDMRRHWRAARQRIGLVPQELGFDMFETVDRQVRYSRGLFGRAPDEERITRILSALQLLDKRHDQIRKLSGGMKRRVLIAKALSHDPDLLFLDEPTAGVDVELRRDMWRLIGDLREQGVTIILTTHYIEEAEEMADRVGIIDKGRVLLVDEKEAMMARLGRTEARFALEHPLTALPPALAAYNLALADGGHTLVYRGGDGTGKGKAEVAAIARIMIEQGLYFRALDQKESSLEDIFVELMTEREAAA from the coding sequence ATGGAGCCCATTCTCGATATTCGCGGTCTGACCAAGAGCTACAGCGGCGGCCTCAAAGCGCTCGACAGTGTCGATCTGCAGGTGCGCAAAGGTGAAATCTTTGCGCTTCTGGGGCCGAACGGTGCGGGCAAGACGACCTTGATCGGTGCGGTTTGCGGGATGGTTCGGCCGACTTCGGGCACGATCCATGCCTTTGGTCTCGATATGCGCAGGCATTGGCGTGCCGCGCGCCAGCGGATCGGATTGGTTCCGCAGGAACTGGGATTCGATATGTTCGAAACGGTGGACCGGCAGGTGCGCTATTCGCGCGGCCTGTTCGGCCGGGCGCCGGATGAGGAACGCATCACCCGGATTCTGTCGGCCTTGCAATTGCTCGACAAGCGGCACGATCAGATTCGCAAGCTTTCGGGCGGCATGAAGCGGCGCGTGCTGATTGCCAAGGCGCTGAGCCACGATCCCGATCTGTTGTTCCTCGACGAGCCGACGGCCGGGGTCGATGTCGAACTGCGGCGCGATATGTGGCGGTTGATCGGCGATCTGCGCGAGCAGGGCGTGACCATCATTCTCACCACCCATTATATCGAAGAAGCCGAGGAAATGGCAGACAGAGTGGGGATTATCGACAAGGGCCGAGTGCTGCTGGTCGATGAGAAGGAGGCAATGATGGCCCGCCTCGGCCGGACGGAGGCCCGCTTCGCACTGGAGCATCCGCTTACTGCGCTTCCGCCTGCCTTGGCGGCTTACAATCTCGCCTTGGCCGATGGCGGCCACACGCTGGTCTATCGCGGGGGTGACGGGACAGGGAAAGGCAAGGCCGAAGTGGCGGCCATCGCCCGGATCATGATCGAACAAGGGCTGTATTTCCGCGCTCTCGATCAGAAGGAATCCAGTCTGGAGGATATCTTCGTCGAACTGATGACAGAACGGGAGGCCGCAGCATGA
- the queA gene encoding tRNA preQ1(34) S-adenosylmethionine ribosyltransferase-isomerase QueA has translation MRVDLFDFELPPERIALRPARPRDSARMLVAQGKGNPAFADLTVRDLPAQLRRGDVLVFNDTKVIPAQLEGRRGEARIGATLHKRIDLRRWQAFVRNAKRLREGDLIQFPQDVAAIAEARHPDGSWTLAFTGEEPVEILLERAGTMPLPPYIAGKRPTDASDRSDYQTIFAREEGAVAAPTAALHFTPDLLAALDAAGIDRETLTLHVGAGTFLPVKADDTQEHRMHAEWGRIDSAMADRLNRVRANGGRVIAVGTTSLRLLESATGEDGVIRAFAGDTDIFITPGYRFRAIDGLMTNFHLPRSTLFMLVSALMGLETMQAAYTHAIAEGYRFYSYGDASLLLP, from the coding sequence ATGCGCGTTGATTTGTTTGATTTCGAACTCCCGCCGGAACGCATTGCGCTCCGGCCCGCACGGCCCCGCGATTCCGCTCGCATGCTGGTGGCGCAAGGGAAGGGCAATCCGGCCTTCGCCGATCTGACGGTGCGCGATTTGCCGGCGCAATTGCGCCGGGGCGATGTCCTGGTGTTCAACGACACCAAGGTTATCCCGGCCCAGCTCGAAGGGCGGCGAGGGGAAGCCCGCATCGGGGCGACGCTGCACAAGCGGATCGATCTGCGCCGCTGGCAGGCGTTCGTCCGCAACGCCAAGCGGTTGCGTGAAGGCGATCTGATACAATTTCCGCAGGATGTGGCCGCGATTGCAGAAGCGCGCCATCCCGATGGCAGCTGGACGCTGGCCTTCACCGGGGAAGAGCCGGTGGAGATTCTGCTCGAACGGGCAGGAACGATGCCGCTGCCCCCTTACATCGCAGGCAAACGGCCGACCGATGCTTCGGACCGGTCCGACTATCAGACCATTTTTGCCCGTGAGGAAGGGGCGGTTGCCGCGCCCACGGCAGCGCTTCATTTCACACCGGATCTGCTGGCCGCGCTGGATGCGGCAGGCATCGACCGGGAAACGCTTACCCTGCATGTGGGCGCGGGCACTTTTCTGCCGGTGAAAGCCGATGACACGCAGGAACATCGGATGCATGCCGAATGGGGGCGCATCGACAGTGCCATGGCCGACCGGCTCAATCGGGTGCGTGCCAATGGCGGCAGAGTGATCGCGGTGGGAACGACTTCCCTACGCCTGCTGGAAAGCGCCACGGGTGAAGACGGCGTGATCCGTGCCTTTGCCGGGGACACCGATATCTTCATCACACCCGGATACCGCTTCCGCGCGATAGATGGTCTGATGACCAATTTCCATTTGCCGCGGTCGACGCTTTTCATGCTCGTTTCGGCCCTGATGGGGCTGGAAACGATGCAGGCGGCTTATACCCATGCCATTGCGGAAGGATACCGCTTCTACAGCTATGGCGATGCGAGCCTGCTGCTGCCCTGA